A genomic region of Tenuifilum sp. 4138str contains the following coding sequences:
- a CDS encoding sodium/sugar symporter produces the protein MSFATVDYIVFVAYALLIVSLGLWVSFRKRDSETNSGDYFLAGRALPWWAIGASLIASNISAEQFIGMSGSGYAIGLGIASYEWMAALTLILVAVFFLPIFLEKRIFTMPQFLEVRYDKRVKTVMAGFWLLVFVFVNLTSIIYLGALAMQRIMGINMTYAIIGLAFFAALYSIYGGLKAVAWTDVVQVVFLVGGGLVTTYFALDYLSDGHGLIAGFKALLQKAPEKFDMILEKGKLMIPDGKGGQKDAYIDLPGISVLIGGMWVANLYYWGCNQYIIQRALAAKSIKEAQSGLVFAAFLKVLLPLIVVIPGIVAFALHADIAKSDEAYPWLLHSFVPTGVKGLAFAALVAAIVSSLASMMNSVSTIFTMDFYKEYINKDASEHKLVTVGRIAAFVALLIAVFIAPMLSNLDQAFQYIQEFTGFVSPGALAIFLAGFFYKKATANGALGAAVGTFVFSLLFKLLLPNLPFMDRMGIVFLICLAIIWIFAMVEGNKQHVKAITISKELFSTGKGFKIGSAIIIALLIILYAIWW, from the coding sequence ATGTCGTTTGCAACAGTCGATTACATTGTGTTTGTAGCCTATGCTTTACTTATAGTTAGTTTAGGCTTGTGGGTTTCGTTTCGTAAGCGCGATTCGGAAACCAACTCAGGCGATTACTTTTTAGCTGGTAGGGCATTGCCCTGGTGGGCTATTGGTGCATCGCTAATTGCATCAAATATCTCCGCTGAACAATTCATTGGGATGTCAGGTTCAGGCTATGCAATTGGATTGGGAATTGCATCGTATGAATGGATGGCTGCTTTAACGCTAATACTGGTGGCCGTTTTCTTTCTGCCAATATTTTTGGAGAAGAGGATTTTTACCATGCCACAGTTTCTTGAAGTCCGCTACGATAAACGTGTTAAAACAGTAATGGCTGGCTTTTGGCTACTGGTTTTTGTTTTCGTTAATCTTACCTCTATAATTTACCTTGGTGCACTAGCCATGCAGCGAATAATGGGTATAAATATGACCTACGCCATAATTGGTTTAGCCTTTTTTGCTGCACTCTACTCCATTTATGGTGGCCTAAAGGCTGTAGCATGGACCGATGTTGTGCAGGTTGTTTTTCTTGTTGGAGGAGGTTTAGTAACAACATACTTTGCTTTAGATTACCTAAGCGATGGTCATGGCCTTATTGCTGGATTTAAAGCCTTACTCCAAAAGGCCCCTGAAAAATTTGATATGATTCTGGAAAAAGGCAAACTGATGATACCTGATGGGAAGGGTGGACAAAAGGATGCCTATATTGATTTACCCGGTATTAGCGTACTAATTGGCGGTATGTGGGTTGCAAACCTCTACTACTGGGGTTGTAACCAGTATATCATTCAGCGTGCCCTAGCTGCCAAAAGCATTAAGGAGGCACAGAGCGGATTAGTATTTGCTGCATTCCTAAAGGTTTTACTTCCACTTATTGTAGTTATCCCTGGGATTGTTGCCTTTGCATTACATGCCGACATTGCAAAATCGGACGAGGCGTATCCTTGGCTACTTCACAGCTTTGTTCCTACTGGAGTAAAGGGCTTGGCTTTTGCTGCATTGGTAGCGGCAATTGTAAGCTCACTGGCATCGATGATGAATAGTGTTTCAACAATATTCACTATGGATTTTTATAAAGAATATATAAACAAGGATGCCTCGGAACACAAACTTGTTACAGTTGGTCGTATAGCAGCCTTCGTAGCGTTACTAATAGCAGTATTCATTGCACCTATGCTTTCAAACCTCGATCAAGCTTTTCAGTATATTCAAGAGTTTACAGGATTTGTAAGTCCTGGCGCATTAGCAATTTTCCTAGCCGGATTTTTCTACAAAAAAGCAACAGCCAATGGTGCTTTAGGTGCAGCAGTTGGAACATTCGTGTTCTCGCTACTATTTAAGTTACTTCTACCCAACCTGCCCTTTATGGATAGGATGGGAATTGTTTTTCTAATCTGTTTAGCAATTATCTGGATATTTGCTATGGTTGAGGGGAATAAGCAGCATGTAAAAGCTATAACAATTTCAAAAGAACTCTTCTCAACGGGTAAGGGATTTAAGATAGGCTCAGCAATAATTATAGCCCTTTTGATTATTCTTTACGCTATCTGGTGGTAG
- a CDS encoding nucleotidyltransferase family protein yields MKPTLVILAAGMGSRYGGLKQVDALGPNGETIIDYSVYDAIRAGFGKVVFVIRKSIEKDFWEVFGNRFGSDVRVEIAFQELDMLPQGFKVPDGREKPWGTAHAVWVTRHLINEPFAVINADDFYGFDTFRVLAQELSKPNLEKGSYFMVGYKLGNTLSEQGAVSRGVCSTDENGYLLDVVERTHIERVEGEVKYKDENGNLVKVDEGVPVSMNFWGFTTDFFGYTEKLMTDFFNNQIGNVKAEFYISTVVNRAIKEGIARCKVLETKAEWFGVTYPGDRPMVVNRLKELTEKGVYPSPLWSR; encoded by the coding sequence ATGAAACCTACACTTGTTATTTTGGCTGCTGGCATGGGTAGCCGTTATGGTGGTTTGAAGCAGGTTGATGCATTAGGACCCAATGGCGAAACAATAATTGATTACTCCGTGTACGATGCTATTCGTGCTGGTTTTGGGAAAGTTGTTTTTGTTATTCGCAAGAGCATTGAAAAGGATTTTTGGGAAGTATTTGGTAACCGTTTCGGCTCCGATGTAAGAGTTGAAATTGCCTTTCAGGAACTCGATATGCTTCCGCAGGGTTTTAAAGTACCTGATGGCCGCGAAAAGCCATGGGGAACTGCACATGCAGTATGGGTAACCCGTCATTTAATTAATGAACCTTTTGCTGTGATTAATGCTGATGATTTCTATGGTTTCGACACCTTTAGGGTTCTTGCTCAGGAACTATCCAAACCCAATCTGGAAAAGGGAAGCTACTTTATGGTTGGTTACAAGCTTGGAAACACCCTTTCGGAACAAGGCGCTGTTTCACGCGGAGTATGCTCAACCGATGAAAATGGATACCTATTAGATGTTGTTGAACGCACTCACATTGAGCGTGTTGAAGGCGAGGTAAAGTACAAAGATGAAAATGGAAATTTAGTAAAGGTTGATGAAGGCGTTCCCGTATCGATGAACTTCTGGGGTTTCACCACTGACTTTTTCGGCTACACCGAGAAGCTTATGACCGACTTTTTCAACAACCAAATTGGAAATGTTAAGGCAGAATTTTACATTTCCACGGTTGTAAACCGAGCCATTAAAGAGGGTATTGCCCGCTGTAAGGTTTTAGAAACCAAAGCGGAGTGGTTTGGCGTTACATATCCCGGTGATAGGCCCATGGTAGTTAACCGACTTAAAGAGTTAACGGAAAAAGGAGTGTATCCATCACCTTTATGGAGTAGGTAA
- a CDS encoding peptidoglycan DD-metalloendopeptidase family protein: MKRFIFLVALLNVLIISTNAQNKTKNQLEADFEKFKREREQDFQNFKQKREAELKKMEQEYLDYYNEMTELKKHYVEKKEPEKAQTVQDIIDYENTIAKTLGYKIPERVKEKVEANTKSEVSKKEEVKTEAENVNVEDKKPEVSSSTFKPEAGTRDGIPVLTPLPKRLAKITSPFGVRIHPTLGRPIKHNGVDFGSGRGAEVYAASSGKVVLAQYNSTYGNYIIIEHNDGTSSVYAHLDKIKVSKGSPIRKGDVIGYTGSTGRSTGPHLHYEVRIKGIPVDPKGYLVETK, from the coding sequence ATGAAAAGGTTTATCTTTTTAGTTGCACTCCTTAATGTTTTGATAATAAGCACAAATGCACAGAACAAAACTAAAAATCAGCTGGAAGCCGATTTTGAAAAATTTAAGAGGGAGCGTGAACAGGATTTTCAGAATTTCAAGCAAAAGCGCGAAGCTGAACTAAAAAAAATGGAACAGGAGTACCTGGACTACTACAATGAAATGACTGAGCTAAAGAAGCATTATGTTGAGAAAAAGGAACCCGAAAAGGCTCAAACCGTTCAGGATATCATTGATTACGAAAACACGATTGCCAAAACATTGGGATACAAAATTCCCGAAAGGGTAAAGGAAAAAGTGGAAGCCAATACCAAGTCCGAAGTTTCAAAAAAGGAAGAAGTTAAAACAGAAGCTGAGAATGTAAATGTTGAAGATAAAAAGCCTGAAGTGTCGTCATCAACATTTAAACCTGAGGCTGGCACTCGCGATGGAATACCAGTACTTACACCTTTACCCAAAAGACTAGCCAAAATTACATCGCCTTTCGGTGTAAGAATTCACCCAACCCTAGGCCGGCCTATTAAACATAACGGTGTGGATTTTGGCTCAGGGCGTGGGGCTGAGGTTTATGCAGCATCGAGCGGCAAAGTTGTTCTTGCCCAGTACAACAGCACCTACGGAAACTATATCATTATTGAACATAATGATGGAACAAGTTCGGTTTATGCCCATTTGGATAAAATAAAGGTTTCCAAGGGGAGCCCTATAAGAAAAGGCGATGTTATAGGTTATACTGGCAGTACTGGTCGAAGCACTGGACCACACCTTCATTATGAGGTTCGTATAAAGGGTATCCCAGTTGACCCCAAGGGATATTTGGTTGAAACCAAATAG
- a CDS encoding peptidase U32 family protein, whose product MLKREDIEVMAPAGNFESLMAAIQGGANSVYFGVGNLNMRAKSSINFTVDDLPEVVRICKKNKVKTYLTVNTVIYDSDIPYMHQIIDTAAEAGVSALIISDQAAMLYARKRGMEVHISTQLNISNTEALKFYSQWADVVVLARELNLDQVKTIYQNIHSQNITGPNGNPIKIELFAHGALCMAISGKCYLSLHEANSSANRGACLQICRRSYTVTDNETGAQLEIDNEYIMSPKDLCTINFLDKILDAGVRVLKIEGRARGPEYVKTVTQCYNEAVTSVCNGTYTPEKVENWMQRLSTVFNRGFWDGYYLGRRLGEWSKAYGNIATERKQYVGKITNYFSRLGVAEITVEASELYLNDKILIIGPTTGVIEYEVKELQVDEKPAEFSPKGVKCSIPVPEKVRRADKLYRIVKMNSD is encoded by the coding sequence ATGCTAAAACGCGAGGACATTGAGGTTATGGCTCCAGCGGGCAATTTTGAATCGCTCATGGCAGCCATACAGGGAGGAGCAAATTCGGTTTACTTTGGTGTTGGAAACCTCAACATGCGCGCTAAATCGTCAATAAATTTTACTGTGGACGATTTACCGGAAGTGGTTCGCATTTGCAAAAAGAACAAGGTAAAAACATACCTTACCGTTAACACGGTAATTTACGATAGCGACATTCCTTACATGCACCAAATTATCGACACCGCTGCCGAAGCAGGTGTCAGCGCACTCATTATCTCCGACCAGGCTGCCATGCTTTACGCCCGCAAAAGGGGAATGGAGGTGCATATTTCAACACAGCTGAATATTAGTAATACTGAGGCACTAAAGTTCTACTCACAGTGGGCCGATGTAGTTGTTTTAGCGCGAGAGCTAAATCTTGATCAGGTAAAAACTATTTACCAAAACATTCACTCGCAGAATATTACTGGGCCAAATGGCAATCCCATAAAAATAGAACTTTTTGCTCATGGGGCGCTTTGCATGGCTATATCGGGAAAGTGTTACCTAAGTTTACATGAGGCTAACTCGTCGGCAAACAGGGGTGCTTGCCTTCAAATTTGTCGCCGTTCATACACCGTAACCGATAATGAAACTGGTGCTCAGCTGGAGATTGATAATGAGTATATAATGTCGCCCAAGGATTTGTGCACCATTAACTTCCTGGATAAAATCCTTGATGCGGGCGTTAGAGTTCTAAAAATTGAAGGCCGTGCCCGAGGCCCTGAATATGTAAAAACGGTAACACAATGCTATAACGAGGCAGTTACATCGGTTTGCAATGGAACCTATACGCCCGAAAAGGTTGAAAATTGGATGCAGCGCCTTTCTACGGTATTTAACCGCGGTTTCTGGGATGGCTACTATCTTGGCCGCAGGCTAGGCGAGTGGAGCAAAGCTTATGGCAACATTGCCACTGAACGCAAACAGTATGTAGGAAAAATAACCAACTACTTCTCCAGGCTGGGTGTAGCCGAAATAACCGTTGAGGCCTCGGAGCTTTACCTCAACGACAAAATTCTAATTATTGGCCCAACAACCGGCGTTATTGAATATGAGGTAAAGGAACTTCAGGTCGATGAAAAACCCGCAGAGTTTTCACCCAAAGGGGTAAAATGTTCCATTCCGGTTCCAGAAAAAGTGCGCAGAGCCGATAAGCTTTACCGAATAGTAAAAATGAATTCCGATTAG
- a CDS encoding DUF4254 domain-containing protein, whose product MSFSQLCNKIFWDCTLHYHTMDNVDAQPNIPYQPGTIEFSLFTKNWIDAVQWHLEDIIRDPKIDPVEALKIKRRIDKSNQDRTDLVEMIDSYFLEKYKDIKPQSNATINTESPAWAIDRLSILALKIYHMEQEVKRTDVSKEHIDSCQNKLNILLEQRIDLSTAIDQLLDDIEHGRKYMKVYKQMKMYNDPSLNPVLYGAKQQKG is encoded by the coding sequence ATGAGCTTCAGCCAACTTTGCAACAAGATTTTTTGGGACTGCACCCTGCACTATCACACCATGGATAATGTTGATGCCCAACCTAACATTCCTTACCAGCCAGGAACCATTGAATTCTCGCTTTTTACAAAGAACTGGATTGATGCCGTTCAATGGCACCTCGAGGATATCATCCGCGATCCCAAAATTGATCCGGTAGAAGCGTTAAAAATTAAACGCCGTATCGATAAATCCAATCAGGACCGAACCGATTTGGTTGAAATGATTGATAGCTACTTTCTGGAAAAGTATAAGGACATCAAACCTCAATCCAACGCTACTATAAACACTGAAAGTCCGGCATGGGCCATTGACCGCCTCTCCATTCTTGCCCTAAAAATTTACCATATGGAGCAAGAGGTTAAACGAACCGATGTTTCAAAAGAGCATATTGACAGCTGCCAAAATAAACTAAACATCCTGCTTGAGCAACGGATCGATTTATCAACAGCAATCGATCAGCTACTCGACGATATTGAGCACGGGCGCAAGTACATGAAGGTTTACAAGCAGATGAAAATGTACAACGACCCATCGCTTAATCCTGTACTATATGGAGCAAAACAGCAAAAAGGTTAA
- a CDS encoding glycosyltransferase family 9 protein produces the protein MEQNSKKVNGYPKKLLVVRLSAIGDVAMTVPAIWSLVKNHPDVQVTFVSQGFARDIVNQIPGVLFVEANTKGRHKGLLGIWRLFTDLRKIDRYDALADLHNVIRSQILRNLFLLSGLKKISVINKGRSEKRKLVRLKNKRLVPLKTTLERYMDVLLRLGYTINDEFDYLFREARLPENITIHLGYKDKRWIGIAPFAKHKGKIYPLDKMERVVEILSASKTNQIILIGGGGKEQEILEGWEKKYPNTISIARKYSILNELKIISNLDVMVCMDSANMHFASLVNTPVVSIWGATHPYAGFYGWKQNPTSAVQVDLYCRPCSIYGNKPCFRKDYACLNRIEPEVVVNKINTVIDRFNRI, from the coding sequence ATGGAGCAAAACAGCAAAAAGGTTAACGGATATCCTAAAAAACTACTTGTGGTTAGGCTTAGCGCCATTGGCGATGTGGCCATGACCGTGCCTGCAATTTGGTCGTTGGTTAAAAACCACCCCGATGTGCAGGTTACCTTTGTATCGCAAGGATTTGCCCGCGATATAGTTAACCAAATTCCTGGAGTTTTATTTGTGGAGGCAAATACCAAAGGCCGACACAAGGGGTTGTTGGGAATATGGCGATTGTTCACCGATCTCCGTAAAATAGATAGGTACGATGCTTTAGCCGACCTTCACAATGTTATTCGTAGCCAAATTCTCCGAAACTTATTTTTACTCTCGGGGCTAAAAAAAATATCCGTTATCAATAAAGGGCGAAGTGAAAAGCGCAAACTGGTTAGGCTAAAGAATAAGCGGCTCGTTCCACTTAAAACCACCCTTGAACGCTATATGGATGTGCTCCTTAGGCTAGGGTACACAATCAATGATGAGTTTGATTACCTATTCCGCGAGGCTCGATTACCCGAAAACATTACAATCCACCTTGGATACAAGGATAAGCGGTGGATTGGTATTGCGCCTTTTGCCAAACATAAGGGAAAAATTTACCCGCTCGATAAAATGGAGCGAGTTGTTGAAATCCTTTCCGCATCAAAAACCAATCAAATCATTCTAATTGGCGGAGGTGGAAAAGAGCAAGAAATACTTGAGGGCTGGGAGAAAAAATATCCTAATACCATTTCCATTGCCCGAAAGTACAGCATTCTAAATGAACTCAAGATAATTTCGAACCTCGACGTAATGGTTTGCATGGATTCAGCAAACATGCATTTTGCATCGTTAGTAAACACCCCAGTTGTAAGCATTTGGGGTGCTACACATCCCTATGCAGGCTTTTACGGATGGAAGCAAAACCCCACAAGTGCCGTTCAGGTTGACCTTTACTGCAGGCCATGCTCCATTTATGGGAATAAACCCTGTTTCCGAAAGGATTATGCTTGCTTAAACCGTATTGAGCCGGAGGTGGTGGTGAATAAAATCAACACGGTAATTGACCGTTTCAACAGAATTTAA
- a CDS encoding YitT family protein: protein MTYVTKEKLFSREWFKAYALILVGSFILAAGFVLFIDPHRIAPGGVYGIGIIVHYLTKGMFSWAPDGFPIGTVGLLLNIPLTIIGIRVLGPMFGIKTVVGFVLSSVFIDTLHLWLGYDPLVDDMLLSSIFGGVLIGFGLGLIFKSKATSGGSDIIAMVIAKYTRLPLGQLMIYVDSTIVLLALVAFQDWKIPLYSWVVIYVTGKVIDMTIQGVSYDKALFIITDRHEEVKNKIINDIERGGTIINVQGMYTGHDKKMIFTNVSRREVHMLKDYIQQIDPNAFITVIDANEILGNGFKPLNDSM from the coding sequence ATGACTTACGTAACCAAAGAAAAGCTATTCAGCAGGGAATGGTTTAAAGCATATGCTTTAATACTGGTTGGATCGTTCATACTTGCAGCAGGTTTTGTACTATTCATCGACCCACACCGAATTGCCCCTGGTGGTGTATATGGTATTGGTATTATTGTCCATTACCTCACAAAAGGGATGTTCTCTTGGGCACCCGATGGTTTTCCTATTGGTACTGTTGGTTTGCTGCTAAATATTCCACTTACCATTATTGGTATTAGGGTTTTAGGCCCAATGTTTGGAATTAAAACGGTAGTTGGTTTTGTACTTTCTTCAGTTTTTATTGATACTTTACACCTTTGGCTTGGTTACGACCCCCTTGTTGACGATATGCTGCTTTCCTCAATTTTTGGCGGTGTACTCATTGGCTTTGGGTTGGGCTTAATCTTTAAATCTAAAGCAACCTCGGGCGGTTCCGATATCATTGCAATGGTTATTGCCAAGTATACTCGTCTCCCCTTGGGCCAGCTGATGATTTACGTTGATTCAACCATCGTACTTTTAGCTTTGGTAGCTTTTCAGGACTGGAAAATTCCTTTATACTCCTGGGTGGTAATATACGTTACCGGTAAGGTGATTGATATGACCATTCAAGGGGTTAGCTACGATAAAGCCCTTTTCATTATTACCGATAGGCACGAAGAAGTTAAAAACAAGATTATTAACGATATTGAACGCGGCGGAACCATTATTAACGTGCAAGGTATGTACACCGGACACGATAAGAAAATGATTTTCACAAACGTATCGCGTCGCGAGGTTCATATGCTAAAGGATTACATCCAGCAAATTGACCCGAATGCTTTTATCACTGTAATTGATGCCAATGAAATTCTTGGAAACGGTTTTAAACCGTTAAACGACAGTATGTAG
- the rsgA gene encoding ribosome small subunit-dependent GTPase A, producing MEKGLVLKSTGSHYRVRLDDGRVVECVPRGKLRLNEIKTTNPITVGDWVSLELNSNGVGLITAIQERKNYIIRKATNLSREAHIIAANIDQALLVVTITQPETQLAFIDRYLVTAEAYRIPTVIVFNKIDLVDSTIQPVLDSYISIYEPIGYKCLKVSAKTGQNLDLLKQILQGRVSLLSGNSGVGKSTLINLIEPGLNLKTAEISNAHLKGRHTTTFSEIFELSFGGFIIDTPGIKSFGLVDIEKDELYHFFPEIFKLSDKCKYYNCTHIHEPGCAVIEAVDKGEIAPSRYLSYLSIYDDENEKYRPKLK from the coding sequence ATGGAAAAGGGATTGGTGTTAAAGAGTACCGGAAGCCATTACAGGGTTCGATTGGATGATGGCCGCGTGGTTGAGTGTGTACCACGGGGTAAACTTAGGCTTAACGAGATAAAAACAACCAATCCTATTACTGTTGGCGATTGGGTAAGCCTTGAGCTTAACTCCAACGGAGTAGGTTTAATAACCGCCATCCAAGAGCGAAAAAATTATATTATTCGTAAAGCCACAAACCTATCTCGCGAGGCTCACATCATTGCTGCTAATATTGATCAGGCTTTACTGGTGGTTACAATTACTCAGCCCGAAACCCAATTGGCATTTATTGATCGTTACCTGGTTACCGCTGAAGCTTATCGCATTCCTACTGTTATTGTCTTTAATAAAATCGACTTAGTTGATTCAACCATTCAACCCGTGCTCGATAGCTACATCTCAATATACGAACCCATTGGATATAAGTGCCTAAAAGTTTCTGCCAAAACAGGTCAAAATCTCGATTTACTTAAACAAATACTTCAAGGAAGGGTTAGCTTGCTTTCCGGAAATTCAGGGGTAGGTAAATCTACATTAATTAACCTTATTGAGCCCGGTTTGAATCTTAAAACCGCTGAAATTTCAAATGCTCACCTTAAGGGTAGGCATACTACAACCTTTAGCGAAATTTTTGAGCTAAGCTTTGGTGGATTTATTATTGATACACCGGGAATTAAGAGTTTTGGTTTGGTTGACATTGAAAAGGATGAGCTATACCATTTCTTCCCTGAGATATTTAAGCTATCCGACAAATGCAAATATTACAATTGCACTCATATCCATGAGCCCGGTTGTGCTGTTATTGAGGCTGTTGACAAGGGCGAAATTGCACCATCGCGCTACCTGAGTTACTTGAGCATATACGATGACGAAAATGAGAAATATCGACCAAAATTAAAGTAA
- a CDS encoding TIGR00266 family protein: MKSHEIDYKIIGESIQLVEIELDPHETVIAEAGAMVYMESGIDFETKLGDGSNPSSGFLGKLLSAGARAITGESIFMTHFTNHGIGKRKVAFSAPYPGTVVPIDLSKVGGNLIVQKDGFLCAALGTSISLHFNRKLGAGLVGGEGFILQRLSGDGLAFVHAGGTVIEKHLNNETLRIDTGCIVAFEPTIDFDVQTSGNLKSMLFGGEGLFLATLSGSGQVWLQSMPIKKLVQALAPYGRNRGKENSSILGNLLED, translated from the coding sequence ATGAAATCGCACGAAATTGACTATAAAATTATTGGTGAATCCATTCAATTGGTTGAGATTGAGCTTGACCCACATGAAACTGTAATTGCGGAAGCAGGTGCAATGGTTTACATGGAAAGTGGAATTGATTTTGAAACAAAGCTTGGCGACGGCTCAAATCCCAGTTCAGGGTTTTTAGGGAAACTGCTTTCGGCTGGAGCTCGTGCTATAACCGGTGAATCGATTTTTATGACTCACTTCACAAACCATGGTATTGGCAAAAGGAAAGTAGCTTTTTCCGCACCCTACCCCGGCACTGTTGTGCCAATCGATTTGTCAAAGGTGGGGGGTAATCTTATAGTCCAAAAGGACGGGTTCCTGTGTGCGGCGCTTGGTACAAGTATTTCGCTCCATTTCAACCGAAAACTGGGAGCGGGCTTGGTTGGTGGTGAGGGCTTTATTCTTCAGCGCCTCAGCGGCGATGGTTTAGCCTTTGTACATGCCGGCGGCACGGTGATTGAAAAGCACCTCAACAATGAGACCTTACGAATCGATACCGGTTGCATTGTTGCCTTTGAGCCAACAATTGATTTCGACGTTCAAACAAGCGGAAATCTAAAAAGCATGCTCTTTGGCGGCGAAGGTTTGTTCCTTGCCACCCTTTCCGGTTCCGGTCAGGTTTGGTTACAGTCCATGCCTATCAAGAAACTGGTTCAGGCTCTTGCTCCTTACGGCAGAAATAGAGGAAAAGAAAATAGTTCAATACTTGGCAATCTTTTAGAAGATTAA
- the mnmH gene encoding tRNA 2-selenouridine(34) synthase MnmH has product MASTISIDKFIELSDIYPVVDVRSPSEYARGHIPGAFNIPLFSDEERAAVGTKYVREGRQQAVRLGLELVATKLNWFVDSLSSMVNQKNILVYCWRGGMRSASMSWLFGLAGFKPFTLEGGYKSYRRYAQAAFDKKYKFIVLGGMTGCGKTELLKKLKENDEQVVDLEGLANHKGSAFGWINQPQQPTTEHFENLLFNELRKLNPALPIWIEDESKSIGSIFIPLSIYNQIINSPTIIVEADLNSRIDRLISDYTACDKQDLINSILRIQKRLGLEKAKRCIEYIESGNLRDAIAITLEYYDKTYRYGIEQKKIPPKFLTFDGTSNDMIVKLTSVGKSIKHPVFPD; this is encoded by the coding sequence ATGGCTTCAACCATTAGTATCGATAAATTTATTGAACTATCAGATATTTACCCCGTTGTTGATGTGCGCTCACCTTCGGAATATGCTCGTGGACATATTCCAGGTGCATTTAATATTCCCCTTTTTTCCGACGAGGAACGCGCTGCTGTAGGAACTAAATATGTGAGGGAAGGACGACAACAAGCCGTTAGACTGGGACTTGAGCTGGTTGCTACTAAGCTAAACTGGTTTGTTGATTCATTAAGTTCAATGGTTAACCAAAAAAACATTCTGGTTTACTGCTGGCGTGGTGGAATGCGAAGTGCCAGCATGAGTTGGCTTTTTGGCTTAGCTGGTTTTAAGCCCTTTACGTTGGAAGGTGGTTATAAGTCATACAGGCGATACGCTCAGGCTGCTTTCGATAAGAAATATAAATTTATTGTCCTTGGCGGTATGACCGGCTGCGGTAAAACCGAACTTCTTAAAAAGCTTAAGGAAAACGACGAGCAGGTTGTGGATTTGGAAGGGCTTGCCAACCACAAGGGTTCTGCGTTCGGCTGGATAAACCAACCGCAGCAACCCACCACTGAGCACTTTGAAAATCTACTTTTTAATGAACTACGAAAGTTAAACCCTGCACTGCCTATCTGGATTGAGGATGAGAGTAAAAGTATTGGTTCAATTTTTATACCACTATCAATTTATAACCAAATTATTAATAGTCCAACCATTATTGTTGAAGCTGACCTAAATAGTAGAATCGACAGGCTGATTAGCGACTACACGGCATGCGATAAACAGGACTTAATTAACTCGATTCTGCGAATACAAAAGCGCTTGGGGTTAGAAAAGGCAAAACGTTGTATTGAGTATATCGAGTCGGGAAATCTGCGCGATGCTATTGCCATTACGCTGGAATATTACGACAAGACCTATCGTTACGGAATTGAGCAAAAGAAAATACCACCAAAGTTTTTAACCTTTGATGGTACAAGCAACGATATGATTGTAAAACTAACGTCGGTTGGTAAAAGTATTAAACACCCAGTGTTCCCGGATTAA